A genomic segment from Pelobates fuscus isolate aPelFus1 chromosome 7, aPelFus1.pri, whole genome shotgun sequence encodes:
- the KIAA0040 gene encoding uncharacterized protein KIAA0040 homolog, with translation MEKITTFFNSIGDVVKAKHEENLYNTICLAVILTLPVLLLLLLATVSCHFCCCRTKKNKTVQLKAGKKKKRKNEEEDLWISNPQTKSIMLEKVPSFSV, from the coding sequence ATGGAAAAAATAACCACCTTCTTTAACTCCATTGGTGACGTGGTCAAGGCAAAACATGAAGAAAATCTTTATAACACTATCTGCCTGGCAGTGATATTAACTCTCCCAGTGCTACTTTTATTACTTCTAGCCACTGTATCTTGTCATTTCTGCTGTTGTCGGACCAAAAAGAATAAAACAGTCCAGCTCAAAGCgggcaaaaagaaaaagaggaaaaatgaAGAAGAAGACCTTTGGATTTCAAACCCTCAGACAAAGTCAATAATGCTGGAGAAGGTCCCGTCATTTTCTGTATAG